The following coding sequences lie in one Megalodesulfovibrio gigas DSM 1382 = ATCC 19364 genomic window:
- the trmD gene encoding tRNA (guanosine(37)-N1)-methyltransferase TrmD, whose amino-acid sequence MHFTCITLFPEFFASPMACALMGKGVDKGIVSFATVNPRDFVTGNYKGVDDRPYGGGPGMVMQLEPLCRAIESIPQPGPVLLLTPRGRPFDQAMARELAAQPALTILCGRYEGVDARLGALHPVIEVSLGDFVLNGGEAAALCLMEAVARLAPGFMGKDESGDDESFSNSLLEYPHYTRPEDHAGHRVPEVLLGGDHGAVKAWRRREALRTTLERRPDLLAAAPLSAEDYAYLRSLEQTPSRRKLGRNLHILHVHSPVRLKEGRTGVASLTTFDIHDIGRVSCCYGVSDVTVVTPLEDQQALAHRVLGHWTIGAGGRVNAHRAQALSRVRVASSLEEALRMVEEAAGRPPRVLTTSALAEAPRRYRKQWPGLVSFAEARRWLEESPVCLLLGAGHGLAPEAMCAAQALLPPIRPLDAYNHLPVRAAATAILDRLLQDAW is encoded by the coding sequence ATGCATTTTACCTGCATCACGCTCTTTCCGGAATTCTTCGCCTCGCCCATGGCCTGCGCCCTTATGGGCAAGGGCGTGGACAAGGGCATCGTCTCCTTCGCCACGGTGAATCCGCGGGACTTCGTGACTGGCAATTACAAGGGCGTGGACGACCGGCCCTACGGCGGCGGCCCCGGCATGGTCATGCAGCTGGAACCGCTGTGCCGGGCCATCGAGTCCATCCCGCAGCCCGGCCCGGTGCTGCTGCTCACGCCTCGGGGGCGGCCCTTCGATCAGGCCATGGCCCGGGAACTGGCGGCCCAGCCGGCGCTGACCATCCTGTGCGGCCGCTACGAGGGCGTGGATGCCCGGCTTGGCGCACTGCACCCGGTCATCGAGGTCAGCCTGGGGGATTTCGTCCTCAATGGCGGCGAAGCCGCGGCCCTGTGCCTCATGGAGGCCGTGGCCCGGCTGGCTCCCGGCTTCATGGGCAAGGACGAGAGTGGGGACGACGAGAGTTTTTCCAATAGTCTTTTGGAATATCCGCATTATACGCGCCCGGAAGACCACGCCGGCCACCGCGTGCCCGAGGTGCTTCTGGGTGGAGACCATGGCGCGGTGAAGGCCTGGCGTCGCCGCGAGGCCCTGCGCACCACCCTGGAACGCCGGCCGGATCTGCTGGCCGCCGCGCCGCTCTCGGCCGAGGACTATGCCTACCTGCGCAGCCTGGAGCAGACGCCCTCGCGCCGCAAGCTCGGTCGCAATCTGCATATCCTGCACGTCCATTCACCCGTGCGGCTGAAAGAGGGACGAACCGGCGTTGCCTCCTTGACCACCTTTGACATCCATGATATCGGTCGCGTTTCCTGTTGCTACGGAGTGTCGGACGTCACGGTGGTCACTCCCCTGGAGGACCAGCAGGCGCTGGCCCACCGGGTGCTTGGGCACTGGACCATCGGCGCGGGCGGACGGGTGAATGCCCATCGAGCCCAGGCGCTTTCCCGGGTGCGGGTGGCGTCTTCCCTGGAAGAAGCCCTGCGGATGGTGGAAGAGGCTGCGGGCCGGCCGCCCCGGGTGCTGACCACCAGCGCCCTGGCCGAGGCCCCGCGGCGCTACAGGAAGCAATGGCCGGGGCTGGTTTCGTTTGCCGAAGCCAGACGCTGGCTGGAAGAGTCGCCAGTTTGCCTGTTGCTGGGCGCAGGGCACGGGCTTGCCCCGGAAGCCATGTGCGCGGCACAGGCGTTGCTGCCGCCTATTCGTCCGTTGGATGCCTACAACCACCTTCCGGTGCGTGCGGCGGCCACGGCCATCCTGGACCGCCTGCTCCAGGACGCTTGGTAA
- the rplS gene encoding 50S ribosomal protein L19: protein MDIIRKIEREHMRVDLPKFRPGDTVKVHLRIIEGEKERIQVFQGAVLRIKRGTTTSTFTVRKTSDGVGVERIFPFHTPAIERVEVVSEGKVRRSRLYYLRGLKGKAAKIKTKNQWD from the coding sequence ATGGACATCATCCGCAAGATTGAACGCGAACATATGCGCGTGGACCTGCCCAAATTCCGCCCCGGCGACACCGTGAAGGTGCATCTGCGCATCATCGAAGGGGAAAAGGAACGCATCCAGGTCTTCCAGGGCGCGGTCCTGCGCATCAAGCGCGGCACCACCACCTCCACCTTCACCGTGCGCAAGACCTCTGACGGTGTGGGCGTGGAGCGTATCTTCCCCTTCCACACCCCGGCCATCGAACGCGTGGAAGTGGTGAGCGAAGGCAAGGTCCGCCGCAGCCGCCTGTACTACCTGCGCGGGCTCAAGGGCAAGGCTGCCAAGATCAAGACCAAGAACCAGTGGGATTAG
- a CDS encoding PTS system mannose/fructose/sorbose family transporter subunit IID, producing the protein MQVSVLGRALARSFLRSYLVAAAFNTRGMQNVGLVYAMEPGLQAIYPDAQARREARQRYVAHYNSHPFWTPLLVGVFLSLEDKIAKGLFPPQVLTTVKDTTVYTLSAIGDSLFAGSLLVFWSLSTACMVAAGLPWLALAWGLLWFFGLHLFKLATFLVGFKEGLKFLTRLKRWRLIDWALRLKYGNAVLLALFLHLSWPQDMLAGTWFMGVTVVGAAAMVVYYSGISREVIALLVLTAAAAVPLLLDG; encoded by the coding sequence GTGCAAGTGTCCGTCCTGGGCCGGGCTCTGGCGCGCTCGTTTTTGCGTTCCTATCTGGTGGCTGCGGCCTTCAATACCCGCGGCATGCAGAATGTGGGACTGGTGTATGCCATGGAGCCCGGGCTGCAGGCCATCTATCCGGATGCCCAGGCCCGCCGGGAGGCCCGGCAGCGCTATGTGGCGCATTACAACTCCCACCCGTTCTGGACGCCGTTGCTGGTGGGCGTGTTCCTGTCGCTGGAAGACAAGATCGCCAAGGGCCTGTTTCCGCCCCAGGTGCTGACCACGGTCAAGGACACCACGGTGTACACCTTGTCCGCCATTGGGGATTCGCTGTTCGCCGGCAGCCTGCTGGTGTTCTGGTCCTTGTCCACCGCCTGCATGGTGGCGGCGGGGCTGCCATGGCTGGCCCTGGCATGGGGTTTGCTTTGGTTTTTCGGGTTGCACCTCTTCAAGCTCGCCACGTTTCTGGTGGGCTTCAAGGAAGGCCTGAAGTTTCTCACCCGGCTCAAGCGCTGGCGGCTCATCGACTGGGCCCTGCGCCTGAAATACGGCAACGCCGTGCTCCTGGCCCTGTTCCTGCATTTGTCCTGGCCACAGGACATGCTGGCCGGCACCTGGTTCATGGGCGTGACGGTGGTGGGGGCAGCGGCCATGGTGGTGTATTACAGCGGCATAAGCAGGGAGGTGATTGCCCTGCTGGTACTCACGGCTGCCGCCGCAGTGCCGCTCTTGCTTGATGGATGA
- a CDS encoding KH domain-containing protein, with protein sequence MKSFIDYVARSLVDNPDAVQVTVKPGDQADVIELTVAKDDLGKVIGRQGRTAKAIRTVLSAISVREKRRAVLEILE encoded by the coding sequence ATGAAATCGTTCATCGACTATGTCGCCCGGTCCCTGGTGGACAATCCTGACGCCGTGCAGGTGACGGTGAAGCCCGGGGACCAGGCTGACGTCATCGAACTCACCGTGGCCAAGGACGACCTGGGCAAGGTCATCGGCCGGCAGGGCCGCACTGCCAAGGCCATCCGCACCGTGCTTTCGGCCATCTCTGTCCGGGAAAAGCGCCGGGCAGTGCTGGAAATTCTGGAGTAG
- a CDS encoding YraN family protein: MPATARHLRLGQAGEAAAAQFLEAAGLRILDRNWRDGRLELDLVCETRDGVLVFVEVRTRSAGSRGNPAETVTPAKQRLLARAAALWLSAHDCWHRPCRFDVLAVCAGNPALNPGEAWTITHHPHAFEVADAMDRGHSHWQPW, from the coding sequence ATGCCAGCCACCGCCCGGCATCTGCGTCTGGGCCAGGCCGGCGAGGCCGCGGCGGCGCAGTTTCTGGAAGCCGCAGGCCTGCGCATCCTGGACCGCAACTGGCGCGATGGCCGGCTGGAACTGGATTTGGTGTGCGAGACGCGCGATGGCGTGCTGGTGTTCGTGGAAGTGCGCACCCGCAGCGCCGGCAGCCGGGGCAATCCGGCGGAAACCGTCACCCCGGCCAAACAGCGCTTGCTGGCCCGGGCCGCCGCATTGTGGCTTTCGGCGCATGACTGCTGGCACCGGCCGTGCAGGTTTGATGTGCTGGCCGTGTGCGCCGGCAATCCTGCGCTCAATCCGGGAGAGGCGTGGACCATCACGCATCACCCGCATGCCTTCGAGGTCGCCGATGCTATGGATCGTGGCCACTCCCATTGGCAACCTTGGTGA
- the rsmI gene encoding 16S rRNA (cytidine(1402)-2'-O)-methyltransferase has translation MPSRSPMLWIVATPIGNLGDLSARALEVLGKAEVVLAEDTRRTGMLFARLGLPSPKFLSFYEHNEDARIAQVLALLAEGREVALVSDAGTPLMADPGYRLVRACREQGLPVSPVPGASAVLAALSASGIPPYPFVFLGFPPRKASERRDLFRPYAALQATLVFFERGSRVAQTMVDAREVLGDRDCCVARELTKLHEEFILTSFDAWLAAPPEVLGEATVVVGPPRASTGAQAERTPDDEVDRLLAAAREDGCKPREAAKRVQAAVAGWTAKELYDRVHRHTAG, from the coding sequence ATGCCTTCGAGGTCGCCGATGCTATGGATCGTGGCCACTCCCATTGGCAACCTTGGTGATCTTTCCGCCCGCGCCCTGGAGGTGCTGGGCAAGGCGGAAGTGGTGCTGGCCGAGGATACCCGCCGCACGGGCATGCTCTTTGCGCGGCTGGGGTTGCCATCGCCGAAATTTTTGAGTTTTTACGAGCACAACGAGGATGCGCGCATCGCCCAGGTGCTGGCCCTGCTGGCCGAAGGCAGGGAGGTGGCCCTGGTGAGCGATGCCGGTACGCCGCTCATGGCCGATCCTGGCTACCGGCTGGTGCGGGCCTGTCGGGAACAGGGGCTGCCCGTTTCGCCAGTGCCGGGGGCCTCCGCAGTGCTGGCGGCGTTGTCTGCGTCCGGGATTCCACCGTATCCGTTTGTTTTTCTGGGATTTCCACCGCGCAAGGCCTCGGAACGGCGGGATCTGTTCCGGCCATATGCCGCGCTGCAGGCCACCCTGGTGTTTTTTGAACGGGGAAGCCGGGTTGCGCAAACGATGGTCGATGCACGGGAAGTGCTCGGAGATCGGGATTGTTGTGTGGCCAGGGAATTGACCAAGCTGCACGAGGAGTTTATCCTGACCTCCTTTGATGCGTGGCTGGCTGCTCCGCCAGAGGTGCTGGGGGAAGCCACCGTGGTGGTGGGACCGCCGCGGGCGTCCACCGGGGCGCAGGCAGAAAGGACCCCTGACGACGAGGTGGACCGACTGCTTGCCGCGGCCCGGGAAGACGGGTGCAAGCCGCGCGAGGCCGCCAAGCGGGTGCAGGCGGCCGTGGCAGGATGGACGGCCAAGGAACTCTATGATCGTGTCCACCGTCACACGGCCGGATGA
- a CDS encoding ribonuclease HII → MARPRASMSPSGETSSRRAVPWSSFPAPCAGVDEAGRGCLAGPVVAAAAVFAPAFDFSQLPGLDDSKQVREADRLRLAGEIRRHSLAWAVGFAWPREIEAVNILQATLRAMRRAVDRLAVRPVFLVIDGNQLLPECPIAQQALVDGDALTPGIAAASILAKTTRDRVMQALDLRFPGYGFASHKGYGCAAHKAAIRALGPCLQHRMTFRGVRPEEEQARLPGL, encoded by the coding sequence ATGGCCCGGCCCCGCGCTTCGATGTCCCCTTCAGGCGAGACCTCGTCGCGCAGGGCTGTGCCATGGTCGTCTTTTCCTGCGCCCTGCGCCGGTGTGGACGAGGCCGGCCGCGGCTGTCTGGCCGGGCCGGTGGTGGCTGCCGCTGCAGTGTTTGCGCCGGCGTTCGACTTTTCGCAGCTGCCCGGCCTGGACGACTCCAAGCAGGTCCGCGAGGCGGATCGTCTGCGGCTGGCCGGGGAGATCCGGCGTCACAGTCTGGCCTGGGCCGTAGGTTTTGCCTGGCCGCGGGAGATTGAGGCCGTGAACATCCTGCAGGCCACCTTGCGGGCCATGCGTCGCGCCGTGGATCGTCTGGCTGTGCGGCCGGTGTTTCTGGTCATCGATGGCAATCAGTTGCTGCCGGAATGTCCCATTGCGCAGCAGGCCCTCGTGGACGGCGACGCCCTGACGCCGGGCATCGCTGCGGCGTCCATCCTGGCCAAGACCACCCGGGACCGTGTCATGCAGGCCCTGGACCTCCGCTTTCCCGGCTACGGGTTCGCCAGTCACAAGGGCTATGGCTGCGCCGCGCACAAGGCGGCCATCCGCGCCCTGGGCCCCTGTCTGCAGCACCGCATGACCTTTCGCGGCGTGCGGCCGGAAGAGGAGCAGGCCCGGCTGCCTGGACTGTGA
- a CDS encoding 4Fe-4S dicluster domain-containing protein gives MKMLRPSRMERCIGCHSCSLACARQVFKQLSWTNAGIRIHSSGGITTGFEARTCVACDPAPCAAACPTEAIIQRQGGGVRLKQDACIRCGACAKACPVDAILISPEDGLAYLCIHCGRCVAYCPHECLELAEKDSPFCAPDSPYEDACTLAEK, from the coding sequence ATGAAAATGTTGCGGCCCAGCCGAATGGAACGTTGCATCGGCTGCCATTCCTGCTCCCTGGCCTGCGCCCGGCAGGTGTTCAAGCAGCTTTCGTGGACCAATGCCGGCATCCGTATTCACTCTTCCGGCGGCATCACCACCGGGTTTGAGGCGCGCACCTGCGTGGCCTGCGATCCCGCGCCCTGCGCTGCCGCCTGCCCCACGGAGGCCATCATCCAGCGCCAGGGCGGCGGCGTGCGGCTCAAGCAGGATGCCTGCATCCGCTGCGGCGCCTGCGCCAAGGCCTGTCCTGTGGATGCCATCCTCATCTCCCCCGAGGACGGCCTGGCCTACCTGTGCATCCACTGCGGCCGCTGCGTGGCCTACTGCCCGCATGAATGTCTGGAACTGGCGGAAAAGGATTCCCCCTTCTGCGCCCCGGATTCCCCCTACGAAGACGCCTGCACGCTGGCGGAGAAATAG
- the rimM gene encoding ribosome maturation factor RimM (Essential for efficient processing of 16S rRNA) yields the protein MASQLVLGRVLKPHGVRGELKCACHAEDVEAFVALERVWLARGQAAPRAFAVRKVRMASPAEQVVLLLLEGIADRTQAEAWRDADILVDAADLPPPDDDEVYIEDLLGAAVLLADGTPLGIFEHLLETAEEYDVWAIRSPGGQEILFPAHEDFLVEVDAATQRIVIDPPPGLVDIYLAESSSEPLPKEARHDQSARPDGSGETP from the coding sequence ATGGCGTCGCAACTGGTCCTGGGCCGGGTGCTCAAACCCCACGGCGTGCGCGGCGAGCTCAAATGCGCCTGCCACGCCGAGGATGTGGAAGCCTTTGTGGCCCTGGAACGGGTCTGGCTGGCGCGCGGCCAGGCAGCGCCCAGGGCCTTTGCCGTGCGCAAGGTCCGAATGGCCTCCCCGGCGGAACAGGTGGTGCTGCTGCTCCTTGAGGGCATTGCCGACCGCACCCAGGCCGAGGCCTGGCGCGATGCCGACATCCTGGTGGACGCCGCAGACCTGCCCCCGCCCGATGACGACGAGGTCTACATCGAAGATCTGCTGGGCGCCGCGGTCCTGCTGGCGGACGGCACCCCCCTTGGCATCTTCGAGCATCTCCTCGAAACGGCCGAGGAATACGACGTCTGGGCCATCCGCTCTCCTGGCGGGCAGGAAATTTTGTTTCCCGCCCACGAGGACTTTCTTGTGGAAGTGGATGCCGCCACGCAACGGATCGTGATAGATCCTCCCCCAGGGCTGGTGGATATCTATCTGGCCGAATCTTCGTCCGAGCCGTTGCCCAAGGAGGCCCGCCATGACCAGTCAGCACGCCCCGACGGCAGTGGGGAGACGCCCTGA
- a CDS encoding HPr family phosphocarrier protein, with the protein MIESPSSPAAAAGIDNGACACNVHVLNELGLHARPAAVLAQEAQKFRAEIQLRTEDQEVDAKSILDILSLAASRGSELELHATGADAREAVDRLSHCFRTRFGEEK; encoded by the coding sequence ATGATCGAATCGCCTTCTTCGCCTGCCGCAGCTGCCGGCATCGACAACGGGGCCTGTGCCTGCAACGTGCATGTGCTGAACGAGCTGGGCCTGCACGCAAGGCCTGCCGCCGTCCTGGCTCAGGAAGCGCAGAAGTTTCGCGCGGAAATTCAACTGCGCACGGAAGACCAGGAGGTGGACGCCAAGTCCATCCTGGATATCCTGTCCCTGGCCGCCTCCCGCGGCAGCGAGCTGGAACTGCACGCCACGGGGGCCGACGCCCGCGAGGCGGTGGACCGGCTCTCCCACTGCTTTCGGACCAGATTCGGCGAGGAAAAATAG
- the rpsP gene encoding 30S ribosomal protein S16 gives MAVKIRLTRMGSKKRPFYRIVAMDVECRRDGRALEILGFYNPMVNPAVINLEMDKLAKWLDQGAEPTDTVKSLIKQVKKAAA, from the coding sequence ATGGCCGTGAAGATTCGCCTCACCCGCATGGGTTCCAAAAAGCGCCCCTTCTACCGCATCGTCGCCATGGACGTGGAATGCCGCCGCGATGGCCGCGCCCTGGAAATCCTGGGCTTCTACAACCCCATGGTCAACCCCGCCGTGATCAATCTGGAGATGGACAAGCTCGCCAAGTGGCTTGACCAGGGCGCCGAACCCACGGATACCGTCAAGTCCCTCATCAAGCAGGTCAAGAAGGCCGCCGCCTAG
- a CDS encoding FRG domain-containing protein — protein MTSQHAPTAVGRRPDDIVVSSWMELCERVYDHSWQPDIRHFRANYVFRGLSDISYPLNTSLQRLGGPYPQLEYHLLRNFKKYGTADNRDATQSDWWWWAVAQHHGLPTRLLDWTYSPFVAMHFVTANMQQYDRDGVIWAMEFVKTQQHLPARLRTVLEEAGAKVFTAGMLERAVRNIGDLASLPREAGEEERPYCLFFEPPSLDARIVNQFALFSVLSDVTMRLDDWLLNHPQLWRRIVIPKELKWEVRDKLDQANITERILLPGLDGLAMWLARHYSPSRTPAE, from the coding sequence ATGACCAGTCAGCACGCCCCGACGGCAGTGGGGAGACGCCCTGACGACATTGTCGTCTCCAGCTGGATGGAGCTCTGTGAGCGCGTCTACGATCACAGCTGGCAGCCGGACATCCGGCACTTCCGCGCCAATTACGTCTTCCGCGGCCTCTCGGACATCAGTTACCCCCTGAATACCAGCCTGCAGCGTCTGGGCGGGCCGTATCCGCAGCTGGAATACCATCTGCTGCGCAATTTCAAGAAGTACGGCACAGCGGACAACCGCGACGCCACCCAGTCCGACTGGTGGTGGTGGGCTGTGGCCCAGCATCACGGGCTGCCCACCCGCCTGCTGGACTGGACCTACTCCCCCTTTGTGGCCATGCACTTTGTCACGGCCAACATGCAGCAGTATGACCGCGACGGCGTCATCTGGGCCATGGAGTTCGTCAAGACACAGCAGCATCTGCCAGCCCGGCTGCGCACTGTGCTGGAAGAGGCCGGCGCCAAGGTGTTCACCGCCGGCATGCTGGAACGCGCGGTGCGCAACATCGGGGACCTCGCCTCCCTGCCCCGGGAAGCCGGGGAAGAGGAGCGGCCGTACTGCCTGTTCTTTGAGCCGCCGTCCCTGGATGCGCGCATCGTCAACCAGTTCGCCCTGTTCTCGGTCCTGTCCGACGTCACCATGCGCCTGGACGACTGGCTGCTGAACCACCCGCAGCTCTGGCGGCGCATCGTCATCCCCAAAGAACTCAAGTGGGAAGTGCGCGACAAGCTGGATCAGGCCAACATCACCGAGCGCATCCTGCTTCCCGGTCTGGATGGCCTGGCCATGTGGCTGGCCCGACACTACAGCCCCAGCCGCACCCCGGCAGAATAG
- the ffh gene encoding signal recognition particle protein has product MFESLSDRLGDVFKRFRGQGRLDESNIQEGLREVRLALLEADVNFKVVKEFIDRIRERCLGVEVMKSLTPGQQVVKIVHDEMVELLGGQSTDLVFAKGAPTVFMMVGLQGSGKTTTTGKLANLLRKQGKKPFMVPADVYRPAAIEQLHTLARQLNVPSFNSSADQNPVDIARAALAQAVEQGFDVVLLDTAGRLHIDEPLMQELANIKAAVSPQEILFVADAMTGQEAVNISQSFNERLDISGVVLTKMDGDARGGAALSIKRVLGKPVKLVGMGEKLSDLEVFHPDRAAGRILGMGDVLSLIEKAQEAMDEQDAMAMGEKMMRAEFDFEDFRKQMRQLKKIGSLDGLMKLIPGMGDLRKKLGEMAPPDKELVKVEAMINSMTVQERRQPKLLQDPSRQRRVARGSGRTEQEVAALLTNFFGMQQMMQQMMGGGKKGKKGGMPQMPRMPKGMGGLARGLAGSAPKLPPGMGGMGGMPGMEGLPGMDGLGGLGGMGGMGGMGGMGAGQQPAPPKSAFTKKKKSTRKKRKK; this is encoded by the coding sequence ATGTTCGAGAGCCTCTCAGATCGCTTGGGCGACGTTTTCAAACGCTTCCGCGGGCAGGGTCGTCTGGATGAATCCAACATCCAGGAGGGCCTGCGCGAGGTGCGTCTGGCGCTGTTGGAAGCGGACGTCAATTTCAAGGTGGTCAAGGAGTTCATCGACCGCATCCGGGAACGCTGCCTTGGCGTGGAGGTGATGAAGAGCCTCACGCCCGGCCAGCAGGTGGTCAAGATCGTCCACGACGAAATGGTGGAGCTCCTGGGCGGACAGTCCACGGATCTCGTCTTCGCCAAGGGCGCGCCCACCGTGTTCATGATGGTCGGCCTGCAGGGATCGGGCAAGACCACCACCACCGGCAAGCTGGCCAACCTGCTGCGCAAGCAGGGGAAAAAGCCGTTCATGGTTCCGGCGGACGTGTACCGTCCCGCGGCCATCGAGCAGCTGCATACCCTGGCCCGGCAGCTCAATGTGCCGTCGTTCAATTCCTCCGCGGATCAGAATCCCGTGGATATTGCCCGCGCGGCCCTGGCCCAGGCCGTGGAGCAGGGGTTCGACGTGGTCCTGCTGGACACCGCCGGCCGCCTGCACATCGATGAGCCCCTGATGCAGGAGCTGGCCAACATCAAGGCCGCCGTCTCCCCGCAGGAAATTCTGTTCGTGGCCGATGCCATGACCGGCCAGGAAGCCGTGAACATCTCCCAGAGCTTCAACGAGCGGCTGGACATCTCCGGCGTGGTCCTGACCAAGATGGACGGCGACGCCCGCGGCGGCGCAGCCCTCTCCATCAAGCGGGTGCTGGGCAAGCCGGTCAAGCTGGTGGGCATGGGCGAGAAGCTCTCCGATCTGGAAGTCTTCCACCCCGACCGTGCCGCCGGCCGCATCCTGGGCATGGGCGACGTGCTCTCCCTCATCGAGAAAGCCCAGGAAGCCATGGACGAGCAGGACGCCATGGCCATGGGCGAGAAGATGATGCGCGCGGAGTTCGATTTTGAGGATTTCCGCAAGCAGATGCGTCAGCTCAAGAAAATCGGCTCCCTGGACGGGTTGATGAAGCTCATCCCCGGCATGGGAGACTTGCGCAAAAAGCTGGGCGAGATGGCCCCGCCGGACAAGGAACTGGTCAAGGTGGAAGCCATGATCAATTCCATGACCGTGCAGGAACGCCGCCAGCCCAAGCTGCTGCAGGACCCCTCCCGCCAGCGGCGCGTGGCCCGCGGCTCCGGCCGTACCGAGCAGGAAGTGGCTGCCCTGCTGACAAATTTCTTCGGCATGCAGCAGATGATGCAGCAGATGATGGGTGGCGGCAAAAAAGGCAAAAAGGGCGGCATGCCCCAGATGCCTCGCATGCCCAAAGGCATGGGCGGCCTGGCCCGTGGCCTGGCCGGCAGTGCGCCAAAACTGCCCCCCGGCATGGGCGGCATGGGCGGCATGCCCGGAATGGAAGGACTGCCCGGCATGGACGGCCTGGGCGGGCTTGGTGGAATGGGCGGCATGGGCGGAATGGGAGGCATGGGCGCAGGCCAGCAGCCAGCCCCGCCCAAAAGCGCATTCACCAAAAAGAAGAAGTCCACGCGCAAAAAGCGCAAGAAATAA